In Phenylobacterium zucineum HLK1, one DNA window encodes the following:
- a CDS encoding aminotransferase class V-fold PLP-dependent enzyme, with the protein MPGLRRDIDPEGLLEFSVVFTDRSLNHMSAAFQGVMRDIHAILCEVHKADRAVIVPGGGTYAMEAVARQFAIGRKVLVVRNGLFSYRWSQIFEAGAIPAEEIVLKARRQGEGATASYAPPPIDEVTATIRQQKPQVVFAPHVETASGIILPDDYVKAVAEATHAVGGLFVLDGVASGCVWVDMAALGVDVLVSAPQKGWSAPPSAGLVMMRAAALEACRAAKSTSFAIDLGKWLTITEAYLNGGHAYHATMPTDALRTLRDAMLEAKAIGFEPLRAAQWELGRQVRALLAERQIASVAAEGFGAPGVVVAYTDDPEIQTGRRFAAEGVQVAAGVPLMVGEGPDFRTFRLGLFGLDKLTDVPAAVARLRLALENATSAAR; encoded by the coding sequence ATGCCTGGCCTGCGCCGCGACATCGACCCCGAGGGGCTGCTGGAATTCTCGGTCGTGTTCACCGACCGCTCGCTCAACCACATGAGCGCGGCGTTCCAGGGGGTGATGCGCGACATCCACGCTATCCTTTGTGAGGTCCACAAGGCCGACCGCGCCGTGATCGTCCCCGGCGGCGGCACCTACGCCATGGAAGCCGTGGCGCGACAGTTCGCGATCGGCCGCAAGGTGCTCGTGGTGCGCAACGGCCTCTTTTCCTATCGCTGGAGCCAGATTTTCGAGGCCGGCGCGATTCCCGCTGAGGAAATCGTCCTCAAAGCGCGCCGCCAGGGGGAGGGCGCGACCGCGTCCTACGCGCCGCCGCCCATCGACGAGGTGACCGCGACCATCCGCCAGCAGAAGCCGCAGGTGGTGTTCGCGCCGCACGTGGAGACCGCGTCGGGGATCATCCTGCCCGACGACTACGTGAAGGCGGTCGCCGAGGCGACCCATGCGGTCGGCGGTCTCTTCGTGCTGGATGGCGTCGCCTCGGGCTGCGTCTGGGTCGACATGGCGGCCCTGGGCGTCGACGTCCTGGTGTCGGCGCCGCAGAAGGGCTGGTCGGCGCCGCCGTCGGCCGGGCTGGTGATGATGCGCGCGGCGGCGCTGGAGGCCTGCCGGGCCGCGAAGTCCACCAGCTTCGCCATCGATCTCGGCAAGTGGCTGACGATCACCGAGGCCTATCTGAACGGCGGCCACGCCTATCACGCCACCATGCCGACCGACGCGCTGCGGACGCTGCGCGACGCGATGCTGGAGGCCAAGGCCATCGGCTTCGAGCCGCTGCGCGCCGCCCAGTGGGAGCTGGGTCGGCAGGTCCGGGCGTTGCTGGCGGAACGGCAGATCGCATCGGTCGCCGCCGAGGGGTTCGGCGCCCCCGGCGTCGTCGTGGCCTACACGGACGATCCCGAGATCCAGACCGGCCGGCGCTTCGCCGCGGAAGGCGTGCAGGTGGCTGCGGGGGTGCCGCTGATGGTCGGCGAGGGGCCTGATTTCCGCACGTTCCGCCTGGGCCTGTTCGGTCTGGACAAGCTCACCGACGTCCCGGCCGCGGTCGCACGCCTGCGCCTGGCCCTGGAGAATGCGACGTCCGCCGCCCGGTAG
- a CDS encoding serine hydrolase — translation MRRLIAALVLFAPTLACAAPPPGFDRRVEEVRRKLDAVGFAAVIVEDGKVTLSNGYGRKHMQRPDPVDADTLFQIGSVTKHFTAAALATLVDEGKLKWDDPVIDHLPDFRMYDPWVTREMTVRDLLTHRSGLGLGQGDLMFVPASTISRAEVVRRIRHLKPATSFRSGYAYDNILYAVAGQLVEAKTGRTWEAYVRDRLLKPAGMADSVTNDPDRWTVANRALPHGRLGEIRGLGPQEPLDEKGVALGQNVGPAGAVSSSANDMGRWLQVQLGEGKAASGAQVFSAAAAREMWKPVVLINAPPFPGALAEASPQFSTYALGWNVKDYRGHKVISHGGGTLGFRAVAVLIPEKNVGFAMMVNSEENAMIPALTNELLDHYLGLPRRDWVAAYTEFLDRRMAEGLKAARAARQARPAASKPFLPAEGYAGTYADPWYGPIAVKAQDGALSIDFLQTPGMTAPLEHWAYDTFVARWSDGVTEPAFVTFSLDADGKPARIAMKAVSPVADFSYDFHDLDFRPVPANQPGPSRPGQTGS, via the coding sequence ATGCGCCGCCTGATCGCCGCCCTGGTCCTCTTCGCGCCGACTTTGGCGTGCGCGGCCCCGCCGCCCGGCTTCGACCGGCGCGTGGAGGAGGTGCGACGCAAGCTGGACGCCGTCGGCTTCGCCGCGGTGATCGTCGAGGACGGCAAGGTCACGCTGTCGAACGGGTACGGGCGCAAGCACATGCAGCGCCCCGATCCGGTGGACGCCGACACCCTGTTCCAGATCGGCTCGGTGACGAAGCACTTCACGGCCGCCGCGCTCGCCACTCTCGTCGACGAGGGGAAGCTGAAGTGGGACGATCCGGTCATCGACCACCTGCCGGACTTCCGGATGTACGACCCGTGGGTCACGCGGGAGATGACCGTCCGCGACCTGCTCACCCACCGCAGCGGCCTGGGCCTGGGGCAGGGGGACCTGATGTTCGTCCCGGCCAGCACCATCAGCCGCGCCGAGGTGGTCCGCCGGATCCGCCACCTGAAGCCGGCGACGAGCTTCCGGTCGGGATACGCCTACGACAACATCCTCTACGCCGTGGCGGGGCAGCTGGTGGAGGCCAAGACCGGCCGCACCTGGGAGGCCTACGTCCGCGACCGGCTGCTGAAGCCGGCGGGCATGGCCGACTCGGTCACCAACGATCCCGACCGCTGGACCGTGGCCAACCGGGCGCTGCCGCACGGCAGGCTGGGGGAAATCCGGGGCCTCGGCCCCCAGGAGCCCCTCGACGAGAAGGGCGTGGCGCTGGGCCAGAACGTCGGCCCGGCCGGCGCCGTCTCCTCCAGCGCCAACGACATGGGCCGCTGGCTGCAGGTCCAGCTCGGCGAGGGGAAGGCGGCCTCGGGCGCCCAGGTGTTCTCGGCCGCCGCGGCGCGGGAGATGTGGAAGCCGGTGGTGCTGATCAACGCCCCGCCGTTCCCAGGCGCCCTGGCCGAGGCCAGCCCGCAGTTCAGCACCTATGCGCTGGGTTGGAACGTGAAGGACTACCGCGGCCACAAGGTCATCAGCCACGGCGGCGGCACGCTGGGCTTCCGCGCCGTGGCGGTGCTGATCCCCGAGAAGAACGTCGGCTTTGCGATGATGGTGAACTCCGAGGAGAACGCCATGATCCCCGCCCTCACCAACGAGCTCCTCGACCACTACCTGGGGCTGCCGAGGCGCGACTGGGTCGCCGCCTATACCGAATTCCTGGACCGGCGGATGGCCGAGGGCCTGAAGGCCGCCCGCGCCGCCCGCCAGGCGCGCCCGGCCGCCTCGAAGCCGTTCCTCCCGGCGGAGGGCTACGCCGGGACCTACGCCGATCCCTGGTATGGCCCCATCGCCGTGAAGGCGCAGGACGGCGCGCTCTCCATCGATTTCCTGCAGACGCCCGGGATGACGGCGCCGCTGGAGCACTGGGCCTACGACACCTTCGTCGCCCGCTGGAGCGACGGGGTCACCGAGCCCGCCTTCGTGACCTTCAGCCTGGACGCCGACGGCAAGCCGGCGCGGATCGCCATGAAGGCCGTCTCGCCGGTGGCCGACTTCAGCTACGACTTCCACGACCTCGACTTCCGGCCGGTCCCGGCGAATCAGCCGGGACCGAGCCGCCCGGGTCAGACCGGGTCGTAG
- a CDS encoding acetyl-CoA C-acetyltransferase, giving the protein MAQSLRRAAIVSPIRTAVGKYLGALSGVTAGDLGAVVIRALVDRTGVDPERIDDVIFAQGYANGEAPCIARWSALAADLPIKVPGYQLDRRCGSGLQAVVDAAMMIQTGAADVVIAGGCESMSNAEYYTLDMRKGARAGSTTMHDRLARGRVMSQPISRFGVITGMIETAENLAKDYGISREACDEYALMSHTRAAEAWAAGKFDDELVPVSVPQRKGDPILFDRDEGVRGDVTMESLSKLPAIEKGGVVTAGNASQQNDAGAACLVVAEDKLAELGLEPMGWFTGWAAAGCDPARMGIGPVPAVERLFARTGLSWDDIDLVELNEAFAPQVLAVLKGWGWPENGDWRDRLNVNGSGISLGHPIGATGGRILANLLRELKRRDGRYGLETMCIGGGQGIAAVFERA; this is encoded by the coding sequence ATGGCCCAGAGCCTCCGCCGCGCCGCCATCGTCAGCCCGATCCGCACCGCCGTGGGCAAGTATCTCGGCGCCCTGTCGGGCGTGACCGCCGGCGACCTCGGGGCGGTGGTGATCCGAGCCCTCGTGGACCGCACCGGGGTGGATCCGGAGCGGATCGACGACGTGATCTTCGCCCAGGGCTACGCCAACGGCGAGGCGCCCTGCATCGCCCGTTGGTCGGCCCTGGCCGCCGACCTGCCGATCAAGGTGCCGGGCTACCAGCTCGACCGCCGCTGCGGCTCGGGCCTCCAGGCGGTGGTGGACGCCGCCATGATGATCCAGACGGGCGCGGCCGACGTGGTCATCGCCGGCGGCTGCGAGAGCATGAGCAACGCCGAGTACTACACCCTCGACATGCGCAAGGGCGCGCGCGCGGGGTCGACGACCATGCACGACCGCCTGGCCCGCGGCCGGGTGATGTCGCAGCCGATCTCCCGCTTCGGGGTGATCACCGGGATGATCGAAACCGCCGAGAACCTGGCCAAGGACTACGGCATCAGCCGCGAGGCCTGCGACGAGTACGCCCTGATGAGCCACACCCGGGCGGCCGAGGCCTGGGCCGCCGGAAAGTTCGACGACGAGCTGGTGCCGGTCTCGGTGCCCCAGCGCAAGGGCGATCCGATCCTGTTCGATCGCGACGAGGGCGTGCGCGGCGACGTGACCATGGAGAGCCTGTCGAAGCTGCCGGCCATCGAGAAGGGCGGGGTGGTCACGGCCGGCAACGCCAGCCAGCAGAACGACGCCGGCGCCGCCTGCCTAGTGGTGGCCGAGGACAAGCTGGCCGAGCTGGGGCTGGAGCCGATGGGCTGGTTCACCGGCTGGGCGGCCGCCGGCTGCGACCCGGCGCGCATGGGCATCGGCCCGGTGCCGGCGGTGGAGCGGCTGTTCGCCCGCACCGGGCTGTCCTGGGACGACATCGACCTCGTGGAGCTGAACGAGGCCTTCGCGCCGCAGGTCCTGGCGGTGCTGAAGGGCTGGGGCTGGCCAGAAAATGGGGACTGGCGCGACCGGCTGAACGTCAACGGCTCGGGCATCTCGCTGGGCCACCCCATCGGCGCCACTGGCGGCCGCATCCTGGCCAACCTGCTGCGCGAGCTGAAGCGCCGCGACGGCCGTTACGGCCTGGAGACCATGTGCATCGGCGGCGGCCAGGGAATCGCGGCCGTCTTCGAGCGGGCGTGA
- a CDS encoding SDR family NAD(P)-dependent oxidoreductase: MGVLNGKVVLVTGAAGGIGKECALLAAREGAKVVVNDLGGGVSGGDLGDAGPAETTAQEIRAAGGEAVANSDSVADMAGARRMFEQAMDAFGGLHAVVNPAGILRDKMFHKMDEADWDAVIQVHLRGAFNVTRATVEHFRDQQDGSYVHFTSTSGLIGNIGQANYAAAKLGVMGLSRIVAMEGAAKNVRSNIIAPFAWTRMIATIPVKDEASAQRVERMKNFMRADQVAQLAVALAGSDVNGQIFAARGNEVVLFNQPRPVKSVTRIEGWTPEALIAQGFPAMSASFTDLGASASVFPYDPV, translated from the coding sequence GTGGGCGTTCTGAACGGGAAGGTGGTGCTGGTCACGGGCGCCGCGGGCGGCATCGGCAAGGAGTGCGCGCTGCTGGCGGCCAGGGAAGGCGCCAAGGTGGTGGTGAACGACCTGGGCGGCGGCGTCTCGGGCGGCGACCTGGGCGATGCGGGGCCCGCAGAGACGACGGCCCAGGAGATCCGCGCCGCCGGCGGCGAGGCGGTCGCCAATTCCGACAGCGTGGCCGACATGGCCGGCGCCCGGCGCATGTTCGAGCAGGCGATGGATGCATTCGGCGGCCTGCACGCCGTGGTGAACCCCGCCGGCATCCTGCGCGACAAGATGTTCCACAAGATGGACGAGGCCGACTGGGACGCGGTGATCCAGGTGCACCTGCGCGGCGCCTTCAACGTCACCCGCGCCACCGTCGAGCACTTCCGCGACCAGCAGGACGGCTCCTACGTCCACTTCACCTCGACCTCGGGCCTGATCGGCAACATCGGCCAGGCCAACTACGCCGCGGCCAAGCTGGGGGTCATGGGCCTCTCGCGCATCGTGGCCATGGAGGGCGCCGCCAAGAACGTCCGTTCCAACATCATCGCGCCCTTCGCCTGGACGCGGATGATCGCCACCATCCCGGTGAAGGACGAGGCCTCGGCCCAGCGCGTCGAGCGGATGAAGAACTTCATGCGCGCCGACCAGGTGGCCCAGCTCGCGGTCGCCCTCGCCGGGTCCGACGTCAACGGCCAGATCTTCGCTGCCCGCGGCAACGAGGTCGTGCTGTTCAACCAGCCGCGCCCGGTGAAGTCGGTGACCAGGATCGAGGGCTGGACGCCCGAGGCGCTGATCGCCCAGGGCTTCCCGGCCATGTCGGCCAGCTTCACGGACCTCGGCGCCAGCGCCTCGGTCTTCCCCTACGACCCGGTCTGA
- a CDS encoding LysR substrate-binding domain-containing protein, with product MPREKQRAGTSSLRTLGARAMPPFAALRAFEAVGALGGIRRAAQELGVDHAAVSRHIRFLEDWAGVPLIDRPQGGRLTPEGQRFHQRIAAALEEIVSASAELTRRGHERRLLVWCVPGFAYRWLNARLADFSASHPDFDLEIRPTDHAPDLARHEADADIRYVHDYDPPQPADVETMEIARPPVIPVGSPDLVASLGPPVSPQRFLDGPLLHEEGDGEWRAWLAGNGVEVPDRLPGPRLWHAHLTIDAARRGQGIALTNPFLAGEDLAAGNLRIVPLVEGAADVRLGAYVFRTRRDRWRTPAVIAFRRWLEREAAKTPA from the coding sequence ATGCCGCGCGAGAAGCAGAGAGCTGGGACCTCGAGCCTGCGCACCCTGGGCGCGCGGGCCATGCCGCCGTTCGCTGCGCTGCGGGCGTTTGAAGCCGTGGGCGCGCTGGGCGGGATCCGCCGGGCGGCGCAGGAACTCGGCGTCGACCACGCAGCGGTCAGCCGCCACATCCGCTTCCTGGAGGACTGGGCCGGCGTCCCGCTTATCGACCGGCCGCAGGGCGGGCGGCTCACCCCCGAGGGGCAGCGCTTCCATCAGCGCATCGCCGCGGCTCTGGAGGAGATCGTCAGCGCGAGCGCCGAACTGACCCGGCGCGGCCACGAGCGCCGGCTCCTCGTCTGGTGCGTCCCCGGCTTCGCGTACCGCTGGCTGAACGCTCGGCTAGCGGACTTCTCCGCCTCGCACCCGGACTTCGACCTCGAAATCCGACCCACCGACCACGCGCCGGACCTCGCACGGCATGAGGCCGACGCCGACATCCGGTACGTGCACGACTACGATCCGCCGCAGCCGGCCGATGTCGAGACGATGGAGATCGCAAGGCCCCCGGTGATCCCCGTGGGCAGCCCCGACCTGGTCGCCAGCCTCGGCCCGCCGGTGTCGCCGCAGCGGTTCCTGGACGGGCCGTTGCTCCACGAGGAGGGAGACGGCGAGTGGCGGGCCTGGCTCGCGGGCAACGGGGTGGAGGTTCCCGACCGCCTTCCCGGCCCTCGCCTTTGGCACGCGCACCTGACGATCGATGCGGCGCGCCGAGGGCAGGGGATCGCCCTGACGAACCCGTTCCTCGCCGGGGAGGACCTGGCGGCGGGCAATCTCCGCATCGTGCCGCTGGTCGAGGGCGCCGCTGACGTCCGGCTGGGCGCCTACGTCTTCCGCACCCGACGCGACCGCTGGCGGACGCCGGCGGTGATCGCGTTCCGCCGCTGGCTCGAACGAGAAGCCGCGAAGACCCCGGCCTGA
- a CDS encoding SDR family NAD(P)-dependent oxidoreductase, whose translation MKIDSSVAAVVTGGASGLGRATAAALRDLGARVALFDKNKELGEQTAAELGALFCEVDVMDEASVDAGFAKARAAHGQERVLVNCAGGGRGGKTIARDKQTGEIVPYKTDDFQWVLGLNTVGTFRCTVKSAAGMAALEPTPEGERGAIVNTGSVAAEEGQIGQVAYAAAKAAIKGMTIVLARDLSSEGIRVNTILPGIMDTPLLGGLKTRAPQVYEGLARSVPFPRRLGTAEEYADLALTMIRNGYLNGETVRLDGAIRMAPR comes from the coding sequence ATGAAGATCGATTCCAGCGTTGCGGCCGTCGTGACGGGCGGGGCGTCGGGCCTGGGGCGGGCGACCGCCGCGGCCCTGCGTGACCTCGGGGCCAGGGTCGCCCTGTTCGACAAGAACAAGGAGCTCGGCGAGCAGACGGCGGCCGAGCTCGGCGCGCTGTTCTGCGAGGTGGACGTCATGGACGAGGCCTCGGTGGACGCCGGCTTCGCCAAGGCGCGGGCGGCCCACGGCCAGGAGCGCGTCCTGGTCAACTGCGCCGGCGGCGGCCGGGGCGGCAAGACCATCGCCCGGGACAAGCAGACGGGCGAGATCGTCCCCTACAAGACCGACGACTTCCAATGGGTGCTGGGGCTGAACACGGTCGGCACCTTCCGCTGCACCGTGAAGAGCGCCGCCGGCATGGCCGCCCTCGAGCCCACCCCCGAGGGCGAGCGGGGCGCGATCGTCAACACGGGCTCGGTGGCCGCCGAGGAGGGCCAGATCGGCCAGGTCGCCTACGCCGCCGCGAAGGCGGCCATCAAGGGCATGACCATCGTCCTGGCCCGCGACCTGTCCTCGGAGGGGATCCGGGTGAACACCATCCTGCCGGGGATCATGGACACGCCGCTGCTGGGCGGCCTGAAGACCCGCGCGCCCCAGGTCTACGAGGGCCTTGCCCGGTCGGTGCCGTTCCCCCGCCGCCTGGGCACGGCCGAGGAATACGCGGACCTGGCGCTGACCATGATCCGCAACGGCTACCTGAACGGCGAGACGGTGCGCTTGGACGGGGCGATCCGCATGGCCCCGCGCTAG
- a CDS encoding 2-hydroxyacid dehydrogenase: MPNPVLLFACHDVPAEPWLVALQRAAPELEVRLSPEGPPETVDFGLAWATPPGFWNRFPRLRAIFSLGAGVEHLLASGAPAHVPLVRMTDPGLARDMSDFVLMRVLHYHRGMHLYLRQQEAQVWTPIRPPRPNGRTVGVMGLGELGAHCARTLAEVGFRTRGWSRSAKAVEGVATFAGRDELPRFLEGCEILVCLLPLTAETRDILDAKLFAALPQGACLIQVGRGLQLVEADLLAALDAGRIAAATLDVFRQEPLPQGHPFWSRADITVVPHAAAFTYPETAAEVVAENVRRLQAGEVPIGLVDRALGY; the protein is encoded by the coding sequence TTGCCCAATCCCGTGCTGCTGTTCGCCTGCCACGATGTTCCGGCGGAGCCCTGGCTCGTGGCCCTCCAGCGCGCCGCGCCGGAGCTGGAGGTCCGCCTCTCGCCCGAGGGCCCGCCCGAGACCGTCGACTTCGGCCTGGCCTGGGCGACCCCGCCTGGCTTCTGGAACCGGTTCCCCCGCCTGCGGGCGATCTTTTCGCTGGGCGCCGGCGTCGAGCATCTGCTGGCGTCCGGGGCGCCGGCGCACGTTCCGCTCGTGCGAATGACCGACCCCGGCCTGGCTCGGGACATGAGCGACTTCGTGCTGATGCGCGTGCTCCACTACCACCGGGGCATGCACCTCTACCTGCGCCAGCAGGAGGCGCAGGTCTGGACGCCGATCCGGCCGCCCCGGCCGAACGGGCGGACCGTAGGAGTGATGGGCCTGGGGGAACTCGGCGCGCATTGCGCCCGCACCCTAGCGGAGGTGGGATTCAGGACCCGGGGCTGGAGCCGGAGCGCCAAGGCCGTCGAGGGCGTGGCGACCTTCGCCGGGCGCGATGAGCTCCCGCGGTTCCTGGAAGGGTGTGAGATTCTCGTCTGCCTCCTGCCGCTCACGGCCGAGACCCGGGACATTCTGGATGCCAAGCTGTTTGCGGCGCTACCGCAGGGGGCGTGCCTGATCCAGGTCGGCCGGGGGTTGCAACTGGTCGAGGCCGACCTGCTGGCGGCGCTCGACGCCGGCCGCATCGCCGCGGCCACGCTCGACGTCTTCCGGCAGGAGCCGCTGCCGCAGGGCCATCCTTTCTGGAGCCGGGCGGACATCACCGTCGTCCCGCACGCGGCCGCCTTCACCTATCCCGAGACCGCCGCGGAGGTCGTGGCCGAGAACGTCCGTCGGTTGCAGGCGGGCGAGGTCCCGATCGGCCTCGTGGACCGGGCGCTCGGCTATTGA